ACGCATCTCCGGCGCGTCCGGACCCAAAATCAGCGTGTTCTCCGGAAACGAATGCTGCGGTGCCTCAGCCGAGGCCGCGCCCGCGGCCAACAGACAAAACAACACCGGGAATACATGTCGCGATTGGGTCATCGGTCGCTCCTTTGGGCGTTCTGTGCCTACGTGCAGAGTGTACGGATTGACATGCGAGGGCGCGCAATCGCCATCGCACTTACCACCACCGTACGTCGCTGTTGGTGGGCTCGTCGTCGCGGTAGAGAGGCCCCCAGCCGCGGTCGGCGATCCACCGGACGTTACCCGCGATGTAGAGGAAATTCGCCCCGTTGCTGTGGTCCTGGCTCAAATAGTCCTGTCGCCACGTCTCAGCGTCCATCCGCCAGTCGCCGCCCGACAGCCAGCTCTGCTCGGGACAGGTCGCCCCGTCACGCCACCAGTTGCAGAACAGCAGCACCCGAACCGTATCGTCGTTCGTACCGCGATTACGCCGGCCGTTGCGCCCGTGCCAACCGTCGTTCCACACCGTGCTGTTGTGAATCGACCACGAAAACGAATACCCGCACCACCGCTCGCCGCTGGCATAGTCGTTGTTTTCCGTCCATTTCCAGTCCCGCACGTGCTCCGGACAATAGAAAACGCGATAGACCGCGCCGCGAGATGTCACCGACTGGTCCTTGATCTGGAACATCCGGTTGATCTGGTGGCCCCAAGACTCATTGTAAGTCCATCGCTGTCCATAGTACGCCGCCGGCAACCAATCCTCATAGATGTCCATATAGAGCTGGAATCCCAGTCCCAATTGTCTGAGGTTCGACTGGCACTCCACCGTTCGCGCCTGCTTGCGAGCCTGCTGCATCGCCGGCAGCAATAGTGCCACCAACACCGCGATAATCGCCACCACCACCAGCAACTCAATCAAAGTGAATCCGCGAATGTCCCTCGTCGCGCCGATCTTCATGCCGATTCCCTCACAATCAGTTTCGTCGCAAGGTTCACCCGCCGCCCCGGCGGCTCCTTCCTATCGATCATCGCCAGCACCATCTCCACAGCACTGCGGATGATCCCTCGACCGTCCTGCGCG
The sequence above is drawn from the Phycisphaerae bacterium genome and encodes:
- a CDS encoding DUF1559 domain-containing protein, with translation MKIGATRDIRGFTLIELLVVVAIIAVLVALLLPAMQQARKQARTVECQSNLRQLGLGFQLYMDIYEDWLPAAYYGQRWTYNESWGHQINRMFQIKDQSVTSRGAVYRVFYCPEHVRDWKWTENNDYASGERWCGYSFSWSIHNSTVWNDGWHGRNGRRNRGTNDDTVRVLLFCNWWRDGATCPEQSWLSGGDWRMDAETWRQDYLSQDHSNGANFLYIAGNVRWIADRGWGPLYRDDEPTNSDVRWW